The window TATCAAGTATAGAGTCATCTTTTGCTTCTTACTTAGATTTTTTTCAACATCAGGTTGGTAAGAAAGTTTCTTAATTTTACTATGGAATGAATATTCTGAATGCATTGATTGTGAATGAAGAATTGGGACTGTTCTGAATTTTATTATGTAAATCGAATTTCTGAATGCATGTCTTTTTGGGGCTTCTTAATAATTCTGAATTTAGGGGTTTGCTTTCAATTTTTCTGAAGTTTTCATGTGGATCAACATCTTCCTGGTGCTTTTTCAGTTCCATCTTTTTGACCCTGGTTAAACAAATTCccactattatatttttattgcagCTTCTATTCTTAAAGCTTGGTTAAGGTACGGAAAGAAGCAGTTTGCGGTTGATGAGACCAGGCGTGATACTAGAGAATTGTCCAGTGCCTTCATGCTCTGAACCACCAGTATTGACTACTTGGTATGAACTTTTCTtattgatttttctctttttcttatcaCGGAAGGAGTGGTACCGGGATTAGATGCATTGAAAACATGGTTGGGTGAAAGAGCAAGTGGACTGCTTAATGCAGCTTCCATTTGGGTGCTCTATGTGTGGTTGACACCTAATTAACAGTAGCAGGGTTTGGTTCTTGTTCTAGTTCAAGATCCTCAAATGCGGTGTGACTACTGAAAACACTACAATCTTTTCGTTTTTGTCGTTACCAAGCTGATTTTTTTTTGTGGGTGATGGAGGTTTGGTGCACAAAAAGTATGGTGCACActgaattttatttgaattattaataTGCTGACACGTCATTTTGAATTCTTATTTTGTTGTTCTTTTCTGCCTTTCCTACAATTTTTGTCTCAAATTTTAATTCCCATGTAGGACACAAATAGAATTGTAATCTTTAAGGCCCTACACCAAGCGACTTGGATTTTCTCTATAACTTTTAATATGAACTGAGATAAAACAAAATTGGAGGCATATATCAAGTATAGAGTCATCTTTTGCTTCTTACTTAGATTTTTTTCAACATCAGGTTGGTAAGAAAGCTTCTTAATTTTACTATGGAATGAATATTCTGAATGCATTGATTGTGAATGAAGAATTGGGACTGTTCTGAATTTTAGTATGTAAATCGAATTTCTGAATGCATGTCTTTTTGGGGCTTCTTAATAATTCTGAATTTAGGGgtttgctttcaattttttttgaataatttatctTCGGTGAACAAGAATTATTCAAGGGTCAATTCACACTTGCATTGGGAACTCCCATGGTTATTTAGCAGTTTTTATATTATTTCCAAATAAAATTATCAAGAAATAAGTTAGTTCACGAATTTGTGTTTTTGAAATCTTAACCAATTTATGAATAAAGCTACATTGTGTTTGAGAATTTAGTAATTATTAAGCATGCACCGAAACCTGTCACATAAAATGTGGTAACTTATCTTTTAAAACAATGACGACATTTGAAATGTAACAGCATGCAGAAAAATTGAAACTCTGCATTAAAGAACATCCAATTGTACAGATATTGATAATCAATTACAAGTTGTTTAGGTTCTATATCAGGCTTAAGGTTCAAGGATGGATATATGTGGCATCCTAATACTTTCTCTAATTATAATGACCATTGTTTTTGACACACGGATATGACTTAGGTGCTGGGGCTGTAGAGTTTACTATATGCCATGCAGAGGTATCTGTATCCtttgtagaagaaaagaaaataccgGATGTTCGCCTATTAAAATACCTTCTTTTTTAATATTGGTTTACTACTTTTGAAAGATTAGCTACTGTGTACAATACATTGACTCTTATCTATCTATCTTTTTCCTGAAAATGTTTCAGCTATTGAAGACATTTTCAAATACCACAAAGTATCTCAAGAGTAAGATGTTCCTTTGTTTCTATCCATTCCTTTAGATATTTGCAGTTGTTTCTTGTAATCTGATACTTATGGTTTGCATTTCCATCTTATAATTTTGGCTGGTTGATGTGTCCTTAGATTTTTAAGTCATTGCGCAACTACTTCACTGCAATTGGCAGAATTTGCATTTTATCTTTGCAGGAGAAAGATTTATAAATTGAGAAGATAGATAAAGTGAAAAGTAAAAGCttacatattatttaatttgtaattggagtcttatttttttttttattttatcaacctTGGTTTTTTTAGAAGAGCTTGATTCAGAAATAGTCtagtaagaagaagaaaaattgaaTTCTTGCTTGCTTAATCACCGAATGTGTTTTCCAAATTAAAATGCTCTTGTAAATGTAGTCATGACATTGCAAACTAAAAATGCTGGGACATGCATGTATTTAATAAACAAGTAGATAGACACTTAAGTTTGTGGTTGATAAATAATTAAGGGTTACTGGCACACTTATTGAATTATAATGACATAAGCAAGCTTAATGAATTAGACAGTAGTGActctaacaatatatttttagatTGCATTACTAGTACTTCAAATATATAATTAAGTGGTTTCTctgttaataatattttataaagttgGAACATTTAAGATGGATGGCAACAATACTGGTGGAAAAAGTTGGAACATTTAAGATGCATTTAAGTCttcatttcttttattatatattttgtgttCTTATGTGATATAGTTAATGGAGCAGTTTGATACTTTCATATTGAGTGTTTTCAAGCATAAAACTATCTTCCGTGTTAGCTTATCGACACATAGATATATAGTGGGTACGAAAAATAACtagcttttttttttaacgtctctTCCAGTAGGTCAAAGACTAATTTATTACAAGttatatatacgtatatatttttatttctcagattaatataatattactctttttctttttctattttttaaggaAGGAATATTATTTTCCATTTCAAATATTTGGCATCGGACCCAGAGTTTCTTTCTTCcagtaattttttttgaaagtgcAGCATTTTTCAATGAGTAAGCAAATTTGTTATGTAAATTTGATACTTTCCTCTGTTATACAGAAATATTGCTTCAGAGGAGTTTGAAGAACATTCGTGGACATTCTAGGACTTGAAGATTGCAATTTGTTTAGCCATGACTCCGTAAGTTTTTTTTATCTTACTTATAATTGTATGTTTTCATATGTATATTATGACCTTtgtgcagttttttttttcatgttgaaTGTCTTTTATGTgtctttttcattgtttcttaattttaataataatatttttatgtgccttttttatgaatttatataCTTACTGTGCATAAACATTATTATTTACATGGTTATTAGTTAAATAGtagtaataatatatgaataattaggTTTTCCCAAGACCTAGAGAAAGATTGGATGAGTTTACCGAGAGATAAAGTTGAGTTTAGTAACGGTGTCAATGACTTCTTAGACTTTGCTTACTCCATCGGATACCCACAAGGAGAGGAAATCTTATGCCCTTGTGCAAAGTGTTGTAATTTCTTGTGGCACAAAAGACAAACAATTTATATTCATTTGATTGCCTTTGGATTCGTTAATGGTTATACGAGATGGATTCATCATGGGGAAAGCGTAGTCGGCATGGATGTTGATAGCGATAGCGATAATGAGATTGACAGTGAGAGTGAGACTAACTCGTACGACGACATGGACGCCTTGTTGAACGATAGATTTCGGGATGTGGCACAAGCAGAAGGGATAAAAGAAGGTATGAATGAAGATGCAAAGAAATTCTATAACTTGGTTGAAGAGGCTAGCAAAGAACTGTATCCTGGTTGCGACGGGTTTTCTACGTTGTCTTTCACCATCCGACTATACTTGTTAAAGTGTCAACATGGGTGGAGTAATGCCTCTTTTACTTCTCTCTTGGAGTTGCTAAAAGAGGCTATTCCTAACTTAAATATTCCTACTTCTTTCAATAAAGCCAAGACTATGGTGAGAGACTTAGGTCTTGACTATAAAAAGATTGACGCATGCCCGAACGATTGCATGCTATATTGGAAAGAGTACGAGAAGGACACATCTTGTCATGAATGTGGCGCTTCGCGTTGGATTGTGCATCCTGTAGTTGAAGCTGATGTTTTGCCTTCAAAAAAATATCACAATATTCCTGTGAAGACGTTGCGACACTTTCCCCTAATTCCCAGGCTTCAAAGACTATTCATGTGCTCAGCAACAGCTAAAAGCATGAGGTGGCATGACGAAGAACGCAGAAAAGATGAGAAGTTAAGGCATCCCGCTGATGGGCAGTCATGGAAGGACTTTGACAATCGTCATACAAATTTTGCTCTCGATCCCCGTAATGTGAGACTTGGCTTGTCAAGTGACGGATTCAATCCATATCGAACCATGAGCATATCTCATAGCACATGGCCTGTTGTTTTAATGGCTTATAATTTGCCGCCATGGATGTCTATGAAACAGGAATACTTTATGTTGTCGTTGCTAATTCCTGGACCAAAGTCACCAGGAAATGATATAGACATTTACCTGCAACCTTTGATCGAGGAGTTGAAGGAGTTGTGGGAGGTTGGGGTGGAAACATATGATGCATCAAAAAATGAAACCTTCCAAATGTATGCAGCTCTTATGTGGACAATTAGTGATTTTCCGGCTTACGCAATGCTATCTGGTTGGAGTACAAAAGGGAAGCTAGCTTGTCCTTGTTGTAACCATGGGACTTGTTCTAACTATCTTAAATATAGTCGCAAGACATGCTATATGGGTCATCGTGCCTTTTTGCCCGAGGATCATCCATGGAGAGCTAATAAGAGATCTTTCAATGGAAAAGTAGAATATAGGCAAGCTCCACCATTATTGTCGGGTACTGAAGCTTTAAGTCAGTTGGAGTATGTGGATAATTCATTTGGGAAGCTAAAACCAAAGAAAGATGGTCCATGGAAGAAGAGGTCAATATTCTTTGATTTACCTTACTGGCAGTATAATACATCACGACACAATTTAGATGTGATGCACATAGAAAAGAACATAGTTGATAGTATTCTTGGAACTCTCTTGGATATTTCTGGCAAGACAAAAGATCACACAAATGCTCGATATGACTTACAAGAAATGGGCATTCGAAAGAACCTTCACCCCAAGAAAACAAATGGTAGGAAAAAGGTGAAGCTGGCAAAGGCAAGCTACTCAATGACCAATGCTGAAAAGTCAATTTTTTGTGACGTCTTGAAGACAGCAAAGTTGCCAGATGGCTCTGCTTCAAATATTTCTCGGTGTGTGAACCTTTTGGAGAGAAGAATATCTGGTTATAAGACTCATGATGCTCATTTCATGCTTCACTATTTGTTACAAATTCCTATCAAAGGAATACTTCCAGATCAAGTTGCAGTTCCTTTGATTCGACTTAGCTCATTTTTTCGTCAATTGTGTCAAAAGTCTATCACATTACAAGAGATAGATCAATTAGAAGAGGATATTGTCACAACATTATGCCAATTAGAGAGGATctttcctccttctttcttcgACATAATGATTCATTTGCCTATTCATTTGGCTAATGAAGTGAGATTGGGAGGTCCAGTTCAATTTCGGTGGATGTATCCTCCCGAAAGATACATGTGTACTTTGAAGTCCTATGTTCGAAACAGAAGTCGTCCTGAAGGATCTATTGCAGAGGCATATTTGGTTGAAGAATGTTTGACATTTTGCTCGCGTTACTTACATTCTGGTGTCCAAACAAAATTGAATAGACAACCCAGAAATAATGATGCACCTAATAATTCTATGATGGAAACTACAGATGCATTTTCGAATCTATTTCCAAAAAGAGGTGTTCCTTTGGGTGCAAAGAAAGGTGAACCTTTTCTCCTTGATGACAAGTCCCGAGAGCAAGTTCATAGCTACATATTATTGAATTGTCACAAGATAGACGACTATGTTAGGTAACTCATACTAATTCTactatattttggtattttaattAGAAATTGATAGGTCTGTTTTATACTTACAAATATTATACTTTTGAGTTTTAGTGAGCATGAGACTTATCAACAAGGAACACGATGGATGAGAGCTAAAAACCATAGCAAAAACTTTTCTACATGGTTTAAAACACGTGCTTTGCGGCATGATGTTCCAAATTGGATAAAAGAGCTCTCTAGAGGACCAACCCAATGTGCAAAAAGATATTCTGGTTATTTTATCAACGGATATAGATTTCACACTAGGCAACGTGAGGTAAGACGCAAGACACAAAATAGTGGTGTTACTTTAGTAGCATTAACGACAAGCTTTGCAAGCACAAAGGATGCAAATCCAATTCATGAAAACGTTTCTTATTATGGTAGAGTGAATGATATCATTGAGTTGGACTACTATGGAAATTTTAAGGTTACATTGTTCAAATGTGATTGGTATGAGGCTAGGGAGGATGCTTATGGCTCGACATATGTGCATTTTAACAAAAAGTGCTATCAGGAAGAGCCTTTTGTGTTGGCATGTCAAGTGCACCAATGCTTCTATGTGCAAGAtgcatttgataaaaataaacattATGTAATGAAGACTGTTCCAAGGGACCTATTTAGCATAAGTGATCAAGTTGCCATTGATGCTGAAGATACTTATGAAAATGAGCCATTTGATAATTCGACGGTTCCTTCTATACCTAATGATGATGGTGAAGTAGACTTGGTAAGGAATGATTTGAATGAAGTTCTGGTCGATGTCGCAAAAGAAGTCTATTTTTCCCAAGAGTATAACACAGGATCGGATGAAGAATATGATTCTAAAGACTTTTGAGTGACTTGTTTCCCTCTTTTATGGTATATAAGTCAAATTTATCGCTTTATGTTAGCAGTTTTCAACTTGTTTTTCCTCTTTTATGTTCTGATTGTTGCTTCTTAGAATTTTCTGAATTTTTCTACATCttgattatgagtttgtgtgggacatatttttctgcattttgaatttttctgcattttgaatttttctgcatttttctgCCTTTTAAGTGAAGAATATGATTCCGAAAACTTTTTGAGTTCCTTGTTTCCCTCTTTTATGGTATATAAGTCAGATTTATCGCTTTATGTTAGCAGTTTTGAACATGATTTGCTGAATATTGTGATATAGAATTTGGTAATTGTTTGTTACGGTTTACCTCTTCCCCTTattagatgcatatgcaattgtatTTACATGgctgttttaatatttttatacagcAACTTAATGGAAAACGGAGCAACTTCAAAGAGGAAAAGACTGGTAAAAAAGTATCAAGCTCATGCAAAAGTTAAGGAATTTGAAATGAAGGAAGTATCTTCTGCTGCGAAACTAGTTCGGAATTTTATAACCAAAGGTGATAAAGGAAGTAATCAAGCCAAAATAGCACAACAGCCCAGGAGAAAAATTTCAGAAATTGGAGACAAATATAGTAGGGAGAATTCAATGgaagggagaaataaaatactTGTAGACAATGTTATGAACCGGTCTTTGAGGTCTTCCCAAAACCAAGTGAGGAGTAATGTTCAACTAGAAGAACAACTAATTCCTAAGAAGATGAAGAGTAAGGCAAAGTGTCCAGCAATGGCTCTTGATGCCTTTTTACATACAGAAGGAGTAGAAgtggaaagagaagaggaagatgACTTTGAGTCAATTGGTGAGGATGCTGGAGCTACTGAAAAAGAACCAGCTAACTTgacaaacttaaaaaataacttaaagcgTCCAGCAATGACTCTTGATGCTTTTTTGGGTGACCAAGAAATTCATGTGGAAAGAGAAGAGGAGCATAATGAAGTTCCAACTTCTGAGGATGCTAGATCTAGGCCATCCCCAAATAATGGAGAAAATGTTCATATCCCGTCTGAGGAAGATTATATTGGTGAACATGAAAGTGACAATTTTGATGTAGAAGGAGATCAAGTTATGGAAGAGGCTCATGTAGAAGGTGATGTAATTTAGTTTGTTGTTATttgttttacattttctttttatCTATGAGCATGGGGCTGCCCTTTCCATACCTAAAGCTTGTACTATTTctcaatttttaatttagatacttCAAAGGTTAAAAAGACTCGTGGAAAAACAAGATGCCTAAAGATTTATGCAAGAACTtgggaagaaagggaggaagtgaCTTTTGATCAGGGAGCAGCCGTGGGGCCAACAGCTCAAAGAGTGAAggatttaactaattttattGGAACAATGGGAAGGAATAGTGATTTTATTACCTTGATGTACACTAATTGGAAAGCTGTGCCTAAGCAAATCAAAAAGCGCATTTGGAAGTATATTAATGTAAGTTccatttatctttatgtttatgccatatgttaataattattttatgcatATGATATGATGAAATTGATGTGTTTGTAGTCAAAGTTCATTCTTCCAAAATCTTCAAAGTTATGGGTGATGACTGGTGTTCAAGGAGCATGGAAGCGTtacaaaacaagaataaaaaagaagcatTTTGAACCCTATTCTGGAAATATTGAGGATATGTTGGTGAATCGTCCTTTGGAAATTCCAGAAATACAATTTCGGAAGCTAATTGCATATTGGAGTATTCCAACTGTCAAAGTGAGCTAGAggatttcaattattattatttgatatgaTCAAGTATAattctttcaatttttatatttttttcatcattgTTTATTTTAAACACAGGCTATGTGTGTTATAAATTCTGAAAATCGCAAGAAGCAACAATGGAGGCATAAAATGGGCCCAATCAATTTTGCAAGAGTGTGTGTTAATTTGGTAAGGTCACATTTGAGTTAAAATTCTCTACTTGTTACTTCTCcctaattttagtatgttatgaCTTTGTAATTGTTATCTTGATCTGTAGCGTGAGAAAAAAGAGAACAAAGAGGAACCAAATCAAGCTGAAATGTTTGTTGCAACTCGGAATGGACTAAAAGGGAAAACACTTGATGTAGAAACACAAGCTGTTATTGTAAGTTCCTctataattttcttgttttagtaGTTGTTTTATGACTGTCATGGATGCtatttttttgctgttttataCCTATCATGATTATTGTTATGGTATCTATTTTGCGACTGTTTCATGGCTGTTTCATGGGC is drawn from Arachis hypogaea cultivar Tifrunner chromosome 12, arahy.Tifrunner.gnm2.J5K5, whole genome shotgun sequence and contains these coding sequences:
- the LOC112729755 gene encoding uncharacterized protein, with the protein product MDVDSDSDNEIDSESETNSYDDMDALLNDRFRDVAQAEGIKEGMNEDAKKFYNLVEEASKELYPGCDGFSTLSFTIRLYLLKCQHGWSNASFTSLLELLKEAIPNLNIPTSFNKAKTMVRDLGLDYKKIDACPNDCMLYWKEYEKDTSCHECGASRWIVHPVVEADVLPSKKYHNIPVKTLRHFPLIPRLQRLFMCSATAKSMRWHDEERRKDEKLRHPADGQSWKDFDNRHTNFALDPRNVRLGLSSDGFNPYRTMSISHSTWPVVLMAYNLPPWMSMKQEYFMLSLLIPGPKSPGNDIDIYLQPLIEELKELWEVGVETYDASKNETFQMYAALMWTISDFPAYAMLSGWSTKGKLACPCCNHGTCSNYLKYSRKTCYMGHRAFLPEDHPWRANKRSFNGKVEYRQAPPLLSGTEALSQLEYVDNSFGKLKPKKDGPWKKRSIFFDLPYWQYNTSRHNLDVMHIEKNIVDSILGTLLDISGKTKDHTNARYDLQEMGIRKNLHPKKTNGRKKVKLAKASYSMTNAEKSIFCDVLKTAKLPDGSASNISRCVNLLERRISGYKTHDAHFMLHYLLQIPIKGILPDQVAVPLIRLSSFFRQLCQKSITLQEIDQLEEDIVTTLCQLERIFPPSFFDIMIHLPIHLANEVRLGGPVQFRWMYPPERYMCTLKSYVRNRSRPEGSIAEAYLVEECLTFCSRYLHSGVQTKLNRQPRNNDAPNNSMMETTDAFSNLFPKRGVPLGAKKGEPFLLDDKSREQVHSYILLNCHKIDDYVSEHETYQQGTRWMRAKNHSKNFSTWFKTRALRHDVPNWIKELSRGPTQCAKRYSGYFINGYRFHTRQREVRRKTQNSGVTLVALTTSFASTKDANPIHENVSYYGRVNDIIELDYYGNFKVTLFKCDWYEAREDAYGSTYVHFNKKCYQEEPFVLACQVHQCFYVQDAFDKNKHYVMKTVPRDLFSISDQVAIDAEDTYENEPFDNSTVPSIPNDDGEVDLVRNDLNEVLVDVAKEVYFSQEYNTGSDEEYDSKDF